The genomic stretch CTCCAGCAGATGAGCAAAGCTGTGTCTGGTCGAGGGGAAAAACAGAACAACACAGGGAGGGGCAGCTCTGCCCCTCCAACCATCAGAAGCTCACATCGTGCATTCGGGTTTTCCGGAGAAGAACCCGAGCACCCAGCTTTCAGCAATCAGCGCTGATTGCTGACTGCATGGTTACTATCCACCGTTCAGCGTGAAATTCACCTGAATGGTGGTTTCCACTTCCACCGGCTCGCCGTTCAAAATGTACGGCTTGTAGCGCCACTGCCGAACCGCGTCGATCGCGGATTGGTACAGCATCGGGGGTCCGCTTACCGCGTGCAGGTTCTGAATCGTTCCACCCTTGCTGATTTCAGCCTGCAGCACGACTTGGCCTTGAATGCGAGCCGTCTTGGCAATCGCTGGATACACCGGATTCGGTCCGGAAATCTTATTACCCGCGACTACACCGGATGACACCCTTACCTTTTGTGGCGCGGCGACCTTCGGAGGAGGCAATGACGATCCAATAATTCCGCCAAGTACGCCGCCTGCTGCTCCACCAGCAACGCCGCCCGGAACTCCGCCTACTACGCCGATACTCGGCGGTGGGGCTTCGTCTTCCTTGAGCATTTCGACTTTTTTGGGAATCTTGGTTGGGGCGCGGAGCTGATTGTTGACAATTTCCGTCTGCACCTTCACCACATGTACCGGAGCTGCGGGCGGCGGTGGCGGCGGTGGCGGCGGTGGCGGCGGCGCAACCAGGAACGTCATGAGCTGCTGTTTCGGCAGCGCCTCCGTGTAGATGAGCGGGATCAGGACCAGAACACCAAGCAGCAGGATCTGCAAAGCGAATGACAAGAAAGTTGTCACTCCACGCTTGGTTTTGATTCGTCCCGAAGATTCGAC from Terriglobales bacterium encodes the following:
- a CDS encoding TonB family protein produces the protein MFEDSLVESSGRIKTKRGVTTFLSFALQILLLGVLVLIPLIYTEALPKQQLMTFLVAPPPPPPPPPPPPAAPVHVVKVQTEIVNNQLRAPTKIPKKVEMLKEDEAPPPSIGVVGGVPGGVAGGAAGGVLGGIIGSSLPPPKVAAPQKVRVSSGVVAGNKISGPNPVYPAIAKTARIQGQVVLQAEISKGGTIQNLHAVSGPPMLYQSAIDAVRQWRYKPYILNGEPVEVETTIQVNFTLNGG